In Allorhizobium pseudoryzae, the genomic window GCCCCAGCATCGATGCCACCGGCATGGGGGACAGCATGTGGGCGATGTCGAACTGGCGGAAGGCCAGGCGATCGCGCACATTGGCCCAGGAGACATCCTTCACCAGATCGAGCCTCAACCCCTCACGGGCGGCAAAGCCAAATTCGGCGGCAGCCAGAAGAATGGAGGCATCCACCAGCGGAATGAAGCCGGCCCGCAGAACCTTGGGGCCTTCGCCCTGAACATGCGCCGGTGCGGACAAAGGTGCGCGCGTTTCTGTCACCATCACATCCACTCCGCTTCTCTCCGTGCCGCCATCATCGGGTGCCTCATCACATCAAAAGCCCCGCAGCGGTGACCACGCTCTGCGCGATCTCGGACATCTTCTTCTTTTCGTTCATGGCCGTCTGGCGAAGGAGCGAGAAGGCTTCCTCCTCGGACAGGCCCCGCAGCTTCATCAGAATGCCCTTGGCGCGCTCGATCACCTTGCGCTCTTCCAGCGCCGACCGGGCGTCGGCAAGCTCCCGCTGCAGGCGGCTGAAGGCGTTGAACCGGGAGACGGCCATGTCGAGGATCGGCTTCACCCGCTCTTTCTTCAGCCCGTCGACGATATAGGCGGAGACACC contains:
- a CDS encoding ANTAR domain-containing response regulator; amino-acid sequence: MLQNDLTILVIDENAIRASIIEEGLHDAGHRKVTVIHEVNGVARIIETLRPDVIIIDIENPNRDMMEHLFQLTRTVSRPIAMFVDRSDTASIEAAVEAGVSAYIVDGLKKERVKPILDMAVSRFNAFSRLQRELADARSALEERKVIERAKGILMKLRGLSEEEAFSLLRQTAMNEKKKMSEIAQSVVTAAGLLM